A stretch of the Hydra vulgaris chromosome 09, alternate assembly HydraT2T_AEP genome encodes the following:
- the LOC124811489 gene encoding uncharacterized protein LOC124811489 isoform X3 has protein sequence MFQEEVKEKWENLYLRQYEQKVSFQNLTLLEGLLFAQLKISITPTMINGEDSISDQPVLNNFSFTTNMTVNRIIEHNTKLVINDFTHKYDKIDITYGNNIYEEKKVDESDDELYATIPFTFKANSTNCLIDQWSSQSLSSRLKKAFSFNGNRADVAPKIPPPRKASDQPIKNRVSIPEVKLNAHKENGYTFRGTLSNLKRSCSKLLISSTSNNKTKTNNQTRLSSKNTLKYNNETVNKLFTEKYLKKIETKSSIKTRRISQTTVRKSNSNNKQRNSYSSSVKKSTSSCSSFLNQKKNNTRCKSLKTKNKYHASISLKLTKRSYQILTSHSDLSTDNSVMSLNYCQTDSEYRERSINHQLKEKFKKSVLPSNIDKETTTLNKKTTAEEKCCDVQFSQNPSNIYLKPIYCELLSTTNDPNFARNIKGKKTLLQMAIDSNLYKQEEVKLETIAFDIHQPLPTIPII, from the coding sequence GCCTACTCTTTGCTCAGCTAAAGATAAGTATAACACCAACAATGATTAATGGAGAAGATTCGATAAGTGACCAAccagttttaaataatttttcttttaccaCTAACATGACTGTTAATAGAATTATTGAACACAATACTAAACttgttattaatgattttacaCATAAGTATGACAAAATTGATATTACTTATGGTAACAATATCTACgaggaaaaaaaagttgatgaaaGCGATGACGAGTTATACGCAACAATACCTTTCACATTTAAAGCTAAttcaacaaattgtttaatagaCCAATGGAGCAGTCAATCATTAAGTAGCCGactaaaaaaagcatttagtTTTAATGGTAACAGAGCCGATGTGGCGCCAAAAATTCCACCGCCACGTAAAGCAAGCGACCAACCCATTAAAAACAGGGTATCAATTCCGGAAGTTAAACTTAACGCACATAAAGAAAATGGCTACACATTCAGAGGTACTTTGAGCAATTTAAAACGCAGTTGTTCAAAATTGCTAATATCGAGCACATCTAATAACAAAACCAAGACTAATAATCAGACTCGTTTGTCtagtaaaaatacattaaaatataataatgagaCTGTTAACAAACTGTTTActgagaaatatttaaaaaagatagagaccaaaagttcaataaaaactCGTAGAATAAGTCAAACAACAGTGAGAAAATCTAATAGTAACAACAAACAAAGGAACTCTTACAGTTCGAGTGTTAAAAAAAGCACTTCAAgttgttcaagttttttaaaccaaaaaaagaaCAACACTAGGTGTAAAAGCTTGAAGACCAAAAATAAATACCACGCAAGCATTTCATTAAAACTTACTAAAAGGAGTTATCAAATCCTCACATCGCATTCCGATCTCTCAACAGATAATAGCGTTATGAGCTTAAACTATTGTCAAACAGATAGCGAATATAGAGAACGCAGTATAAACCAccagttaaaagaaaaattcaaaaaaagtgttttaccaAGCAATATTGATAAAGAAACCAccacattaaataaaaagacaacAGCTGAAGAGAAATGTTGCGATGTACAATTTTCACAAAATCCAtcgaatatttatttaaaacctaTTTACTGCGAACTACTGAGTACAACTAACGACCCTAACTTTGCTAGAAacataaaaggtaaaaaaaccCTTCTTCAAATGGCTATAGACTCAAATTTGTATAAACAAGAGGAAGTCAAGCTTGAAACTATCGCATTTGATATTCACCAGCCTTTGCCAACCATACCCATAATATAA